TATTGACATTGTATTCCGGGAATCTGGAGGGAATCCTGGATACTGACAGGCAGTCAGAGGTCCCGAAGCCGGATTTCGGACAGCCGGACCCTGACCAGTCTGATCATGATCCGTGTTGGAATGTGGGGGCGGTGATCCGGATTTTCGAGCTGCGCATTTCTGGTGTGTCAGCCTGTTGATGATCTTTCGTGGGATCTGGGGGTCCTATACATTGGGGACGGTGCTTGCTTTGGCAGTACAGCTTCTGGTGACTGACCGGCTTACGGCAGAAATGGCAGCGGGGGCTGATCCAGCAGCCATTGGTGCAAGCGCCAACAGTACAGCAGGAAACGGTACAGCCGGAAGTTCTACGCGGAAAAAACTTCTTCGCTGGCTGATACCGGTTGTTATGTTTTTACTGTTCATGAACGCGCGCGGCTGGTTTAACCTGACCTTTGAACAGAAATGGGACTGGGATGTACTGATGCTCGTTTACCTCACCGCATTATCTGTCTGGGACCTGGTAAGGAAGGAGCGTTTCTGGCTCCTGCTGACCATTGTGGGAGTTATGTCCCAGGCTTTTTACTGGATCATAAATATAAGGCCTCTTCCCATGCTTCTTGTGCTGGCAGGCTATCTGTATCTGAAGCGTGGCCAGGTTGAGGCGGAGGAACGAAGCCTGTACTTAAAGGACAGCTGTCTTTTGATGTTGCTGGGACTGTACCTGTGTGCAGATCATTATGCAGGATTCAGGCTGCAGGCCATAATGCCGTCATTGACCGTATATACAGTGGGGTATGCTGCTGTATTCTGGAAAAAGGGCGGTTTCAGGAATCCGGCTCAGAAACGGGATGAATTTTGGGATGTGCTTGCTGCAGCGATCCCGTCGGCCGCATTGTATTTTTATTATGGGCAGGCTGCTTTTAAAGGTTCGGCCTGGTATCTGATTCCCTGTATGGCAGCATTTGCAGTCTGTTATGGAATCCTGTATCTGGGAGAACGAAGCTGGCCGCATGTTATCCTGGCGCTGTTTGCCCTGCCGCTGCCGTTTATCCTGCTGGACTATAGGGTATTCCCGGAGGACTGGTTTTACGGAGGGTTTGCGGTAGTGTCCCTCGTGCTGGGACTGTTTGCCAGACGGTATGGCGCAGTTGTGCGAAGAAAGGAAGGCCTCTGCGGCTGGTCTGTGGACTGGTATCATATCCTGATCGGCCCGACGTTTGTATTTCTGGCCCTGATCTCCGGTTCTATAGTAAGGACGCAGGTCTGGATGTCGGTCTATCTGATCCTCCTGGCACTGTATCTCCTGCAGTATGCGGCTCTGCCGCGGCTGCGAAAATACGCTGCCACTTCTGCCCTGGCGATCCTGGGGTGGGCATGGTGGGTTCAGAAGCTGATCAGCTGGCCGGAATGGCTGGAGCTGGGAATGCAGATTCTTCCGGTTGCCGGCATGGCGGCGATCCTTCCATTTATCTGGGGAAGGAACCGCGGTACGATGTGGCTTGGGCGCAGTGTGCACACAGCCTGTCTGTTTCTCCTGACGGCGGATGCGCTGATGGCCGGGGATGTCAGCAGGGCTTTGGTTTTGGAGGCAGTATGTCTGGCAGTGTTTCTGGGGAGCCATGCAAGGAAGTCTGTCTGGTGGATGAGGATATCCGGCGCGGTGCTGGTTACGGTAGCGCTTTATATGACCAAGGCATTCTGGCTGAGCATCTCCTGGTGGGTATATCTTCTGGCGGCAGGCCTGGGGCTGATCCTGTTTGCAGCTTTTGGTGAGAAAAGGCGCCAGGAAAAGGAAAAGAATTTTGACAGGTAAATAGATAAAAGGTATACTATGGATAAAGGCGCAGGAGGAGACAGGCAATATGATCTGGACAACATTATTAAATGTAATATATCTCGCAGTGATCGCCCTGTCTTTCTATATGGCGGGCTGGCTGCTTTTGAAAGCTGACAGAAACCAGGTCACCAGTTCGCTGGCGGCCTGCCAGATCCTGATGATGCTGTGGTGTATTCCGCAATTGTTTTTGGCTCTGCCCATGAGCCTGGCTGTAAAATATCTGGCATATGGGATTTCCTATATAGGGATCAGCTTCATCGGCCCGGCCTGGCTGCGGTTTGCCTGCCTTTACAGCAAAAGGAGGCTGGGGAAGACGGCGGCATGTATGCTGTTTGTCATAGCTGCGGTGAACTATGCACTGTTCTGGAGCAATGAGTACCATCATCTTTTTTATGAGGTATTTGAGATAGACCGGGTGGTCTATGGACCGGTATTTTATGGTCATATGATATATACGTATCTGTGCGTACTGGCAGGTATGGCGGTAGTCCTGTGGGATTTTCGGAAAAGACAGATCGCCCCAAGAAATATCCTTATGATCGTTCTGGCGGCGGCTGTCCCACTGGGCTTCAACCTGCTGTATATCACAGGGATCGTGAAGGCAGGATTTGATCTGACGCCTCCCGCGTTTGCACTGTCAAGCCTGCTGATGCTTCTGGCGGTGTTCCGCTATGATCTTTTAGATGTCAACCCCATGGCATTTGAGCGGATATTTGATTCCATCGCAGAGGGCGTTATCGTGCATAACCGGAGCGGAGTCATTACCTACTGCAACGAGACTGCCACCCGGTGGACCGGTGCGAAGACAGGGGGGCGGATCGAGGAACTCTCCGGGGAACTTAGCGGCAGCGGGGACATTGACGGGGAGAAGCTCCTTACACTGGAGGGGAACCGGAAGGTGGAAGCCAGGTGTTACCAGTACAGGGACAAGAATGGACAGGTGATCGCAGGTACATTTCTCCTGACAGATGTGGGGAAATATTTTGAGCTTCTGGAACAGAGCCGGGAGCTGGCAATCTCCAATCAGAGACTGGCGATCGAGCGGGAACGGAACCGGATCGCCCAGGAGGTCCATGATACTACCGGACATACTTTGACTATGATCCAGTCCCTGCTGAAGCTGATGCGGGTGACATGGAGGACTCAGGAGGCGGAGGACAGAACTGGGAGTGAGAGTGGGGAGCAGTTTGAGGAGTACCTGGCACAGGCCCAGGAGCTGGCTGGTTCCGGGATCCGACAGCTGCGCTGTGCCATCAATCAGATGCGTCAGACAGCAGCTTATGAACTGGTGACCCAGGGGGTGTATCAGCTGGCCGGACAGGTGAAGGAGCTGAAAGTGGATGTGGAGATCCAGGGAGAGGACGGGCCGGCATACTCCCATCTGTCTTCTGTTGTGTACAGCTGTGTGCGGGAAGCCATCACCAACTGTCTGCGCTATGCGGGAGCCGCACACATGGATGTGATCCTCAAATTCCTGCCTGAGGGATTAAACCTCTATCTGTTTGACGACGGCGCAGGCTGCGGGGAGATCGTGGAGGGGAACGGAATCCGAGGTATCCGGGAGCGTGTGGAGCAGGCGGGAGGAACGGTGCGTTTCCGCTCGGAGAGCGGGGCAGGATTCCAGATCACCATACAGCTTCCGCTGAAAGAAACGTGAATACAGCCACAGCAGTATACAGGAAAATCATAGATCATGGAGGACCGGATGAAAATAAAAGTACTGATAGCAGATGATATCCAGATCCTGCGGCAGGGCCTGCGGGCCATCCTCATGCAGGATGGGGACTTAGAGGTGGTTGGCCTGGCTTCCAATGGGAAAGAGGCGTGGGAACTGTGCGGCAGGGAGCACCCGGACGTGGTGCTGATGGACATGCGTATGCCGGAGTATGACGGGGCTTACGGGATCAGGCGGATCAAAGCAGATTACCCGGGTATCCGTGTGCTGGTGCTGACTACATTTGACGACCGGGAGACGGTGGACGCAGCTATGGACAGCGGAGCGGACGGCTATATCTTAAAGGAAATGGAGGATGAGAAGGTCATCCAGTCGGTGAAAGCGGTACACGCCGGTATGCGGATATTTGGGGAGAGCATTTTTGAAAATATCAGACGGCCCGCGGTTCCTGCAAAAGGGGCGGATGCAGCTCAGGTCCCGGAGCTGACGCCGCGGGAGCGGGATATGATGAGGCTTGTGGCCCAGGGTCTGGACAACCGGGAGATTGCAGCCGAGCTGTTTCTGGCAGAAGGCACGGTCCGCAATAACATTTCCCGTTTGCTGGAGAAGCTGTCCCTAAAGGACCGGACCCAGCTGGCGGTATTTGCGGTGAAGCATGATCTGGATACATAGATTCTTAATAGTTTTGCAATAAGGTAAGAATATCGTAAGTTGACCATACATCGTCCGCAGTTTATAATAAAATTACAAAGTAAACGGATAGTTTCAGAAAAACAGTTTTTTGGAAAAGAGGGAGTTTATGGGTAAAAAGAAATATTTATTGTGGACTGCACTTTTTGCAGCGTGTGTCAGTGCGATGGGGGCGATGACATCACTGGCGGCAGACAAAACGGTTTCCAGTGTCAGCATACGGGTGAATACCAAGCTGGAGCCGGGGACTTCACTGCCCGATATAGACTATAATAATACGGGCGGAACCGAGGTCTCAGATGGCGATATCTGCATTTCCTCATCTTCTGATAAGTATTCCATAACAGCAGTTGACTGGGTGACGTCCAAGTCTAAGACGATGGATGTAGGAGACCAGCCGGAGATGAAGGTCACGCTGAGTCCCAGTGTGGATTATCAGTTTAAGGGGACTTACCGCTCCAGCAATGTCAGTATCAAGTACGGTACCTTTGTCAGCGCCAAAAAGAGCGGCGACGACCTGGTCGTGAGGCTGAGAGTACGCGCGATCAAAGGAACCTTCTCACCGCCGGAGGATGCATACTGGAAGGATAACTCGAAGGGAACGGCCAGATGGGAAGAACCGGAGGAAGGCGGTACCGGTCGCTACGAGGTCGTGCTCAGGAAAGGTTCGACCAAGATCCATTCGGTGGAGACCACATCCCGCAGCTACAATTTCTATCCCTATATGACCAAAGCAGGGACCTACACCTTCCGGGTGCGCACCATTGCCAAGACGACAAGAGAAGAAGATTATGGACAGAGCAGCGAGTGGGTGGAGTCAGACGAGATCTACCTTGCCAAGGAGGACGTCTCTGACGGCAGCGGACAGAGTAGTTCAGGAGGAACCAGCAGCGGCCCAGGCACCAGCGCCGGACCGACAGGCAACACCAGAGTGGGCTGGCAGTACATCAACAATTACTGGTACTACTACTATCCGGACGGCTCCTGGCAGAAGGACGGCTGGGCGGCGGTGAACGGCAAGTGGTATCTGTTCCAGAGTGACGGAAAGATGCTGACCGGCTGGCAGAACCGCAACAACCAGACCTACTACCTTGCGGACAGCGGTGAGATGGTCATCGGCTGGGTGAAGTGGAATAATCACTGGTACTACATGAATCCGACCCAGGATGCCTATGTGGGCTGTATGCTCAAGAACCGCTGGGCTGATGTGGGCGGGAAGAGCTACTATTTCGGCAATGACGGCGCCATGGCAGAAGGCTGGGTACAGGTGAACGGCAGTTGGTACTACTTCTATCCTGGCTCAGGGCATAAGGCAGTGAACACCTGGATCAATACATTTTATGTGAATGAGAATGGCGTATGGGTTCAGTAAGCTTATCGTAGCTTGATGAAGGAAGAAAAGCGTTAAGAAAATAGTTATCAATAAATTGCAAAAAAGTTCTTTACAAGCTAAAAAATAATGGTATAATCGTTATACAAACAAAGTTTGTTTTCTCTGCTGCGGAGAAGAAAAATATGAGCAGAATAAATGTTAAGCGAACAGCGTAAGCTATAAGCAATCGGGAGCAGCTCCTGATTTCTCTGCTGCGGAGAGTTTAAATATGAGCAGAATAAACGTTAGCTGCAGGAAAGGGTTCTGGTTTTCCAGAGCCCTTTCTTTTCAATTTTACCGGAGGTGGCATGTATAACATCATACAACTAAAGCACTTGAAGTCAAAGCCTAAAATTAACGATATTTCTTTACATCTGCTCTGTGAATACTATGAAGCTTTTTTAAATCCGTTTATCTATCAATACGAAATCGAAT
This portion of the Clostridium sp. AN503 genome encodes:
- a CDS encoding response regulator transcription factor; the encoded protein is MKIKVLIADDIQILRQGLRAILMQDGDLEVVGLASNGKEAWELCGREHPDVVLMDMRMPEYDGAYGIRRIKADYPGIRVLVLTTFDDRETVDAAMDSGADGYILKEMEDEKVIQSVKAVHAGMRIFGESIFENIRRPAVPAKGADAAQVPELTPRERDMMRLVAQGLDNREIAAELFLAEGTVRNNISRLLEKLSLKDRTQLAVFAVKHDLDT
- a CDS encoding N-acetylmuramoyl-L-alanine amidase family protein, whose amino-acid sequence is MGKKKYLLWTALFAACVSAMGAMTSLAADKTVSSVSIRVNTKLEPGTSLPDIDYNNTGGTEVSDGDICISSSSDKYSITAVDWVTSKSKTMDVGDQPEMKVTLSPSVDYQFKGTYRSSNVSIKYGTFVSAKKSGDDLVVRLRVRAIKGTFSPPEDAYWKDNSKGTARWEEPEEGGTGRYEVVLRKGSTKIHSVETTSRSYNFYPYMTKAGTYTFRVRTIAKTTREEDYGQSSEWVESDEIYLAKEDVSDGSGQSSSGGTSSGPGTSAGPTGNTRVGWQYINNYWYYYYPDGSWQKDGWAAVNGKWYLFQSDGKMLTGWQNRNNQTYYLADSGEMVIGWVKWNNHWYYMNPTQDAYVGCMLKNRWADVGGKSYYFGNDGAMAEGWVQVNGSWYYFYPGSGHKAVNTWINTFYVNENGVWVQ
- a CDS encoding histidine kinase N-terminal 7TM domain-containing protein, with product MIWTTLLNVIYLAVIALSFYMAGWLLLKADRNQVTSSLAACQILMMLWCIPQLFLALPMSLAVKYLAYGISYIGISFIGPAWLRFACLYSKRRLGKTAACMLFVIAAVNYALFWSNEYHHLFYEVFEIDRVVYGPVFYGHMIYTYLCVLAGMAVVLWDFRKRQIAPRNILMIVLAAAVPLGFNLLYITGIVKAGFDLTPPAFALSSLLMLLAVFRYDLLDVNPMAFERIFDSIAEGVIVHNRSGVITYCNETATRWTGAKTGGRIEELSGELSGSGDIDGEKLLTLEGNRKVEARCYQYRDKNGQVIAGTFLLTDVGKYFELLEQSRELAISNQRLAIERERNRIAQEVHDTTGHTLTMIQSLLKLMRVTWRTQEAEDRTGSESGEQFEEYLAQAQELAGSGIRQLRCAINQMRQTAAYELVTQGVYQLAGQVKELKVDVEIQGEDGPAYSHLSSVVYSCVREAITNCLRYAGAAHMDVILKFLPEGLNLYLFDDGAGCGEIVEGNGIRGIRERVEQAGGTVRFRSESGAGFQITIQLPLKET